One window of the Allosaccharopolyspora coralli genome contains the following:
- a CDS encoding dicarboxylate/amino acid:cation symporter, translating to MTASPTSPSDEPTRRFRFNPKVFAVAIVASLVLGGVLGWVARTTGAEWLVTTLDTIGSTFTSLLTFTVLPLIFTAIVVGITSLRNVGGGRTAARLGGKTALWFATTSLIAVTIGIVVGSVFQPGQGLNIQPTQGNVDEVGQKSSGSWLDLINGLVPSNLIQAFSEGETLQVVFVALLVGAAAYSLGDKVEPFIEFNRSVFEIIQRVLGWIIRLAPIGTLGLIGNAVATYGNEFFAPLLSLTAATYVGSLLVLFAVYPTLLWFVARVSPRQFFGKAWTALQFAFVSRSSGATLPLARQTAVNLGVDRSYASFAVPLATTTKMDGCAAVYPAIGSIFVANLFGIPLGPVQYLTIVAVAVFGAIATAGVTGWFTMLTLTMASLGFPAEVVATGIAIAYAVDPILDMMRTTTNVGGQIAVPVIVARTEGMLDDDTLDAHTGPPLLNADDTRTPTPA from the coding sequence ATGACCGCCAGTCCGACTTCACCGAGTGACGAGCCCACCCGTCGTTTCCGGTTCAACCCGAAAGTGTTCGCCGTCGCCATCGTCGCTTCCCTGGTGCTCGGTGGAGTGCTCGGATGGGTTGCCCGCACGACCGGTGCCGAATGGCTCGTCACCACCCTCGACACCATCGGCTCGACGTTCACCAGCCTGCTCACCTTCACCGTCCTGCCGCTGATCTTCACCGCGATCGTCGTCGGCATCACCAGCCTGCGCAACGTCGGCGGCGGACGCACCGCGGCACGACTCGGCGGGAAGACGGCGTTGTGGTTCGCCACGACCTCGCTGATCGCCGTCACGATCGGAATCGTCGTCGGATCGGTGTTTCAACCCGGCCAGGGCCTGAACATCCAGCCCACGCAGGGCAACGTCGACGAGGTCGGGCAGAAGTCGTCCGGCTCGTGGCTGGACCTGATCAACGGGCTCGTGCCGAGCAACCTGATCCAGGCGTTCAGCGAGGGTGAGACGTTGCAGGTCGTGTTCGTCGCGCTGCTGGTCGGCGCGGCGGCCTACAGCCTCGGCGACAAGGTCGAACCGTTCATCGAGTTCAACCGTTCGGTGTTCGAGATCATCCAGCGGGTCCTCGGCTGGATCATCCGGCTCGCGCCGATCGGAACGCTGGGCCTCATCGGCAACGCCGTCGCGACCTACGGCAACGAGTTCTTCGCGCCGCTGCTGAGCCTCACCGCCGCCACCTACGTCGGCTCGCTGCTGGTGCTCTTCGCCGTGTACCCGACGCTGCTGTGGTTCGTGGCGCGCGTGAGCCCGCGCCAGTTCTTCGGCAAGGCGTGGACGGCGTTGCAGTTCGCGTTCGTGTCGCGTTCGTCCGGGGCGACGCTGCCGCTGGCTCGGCAGACCGCGGTGAACCTCGGTGTGGACCGCTCGTACGCGAGCTTCGCGGTTCCGCTGGCGACGACGACGAAGATGGACGGGTGCGCGGCGGTCTACCCGGCGATCGGGTCGATCTTCGTGGCGAACCTGTTCGGCATCCCGCTCGGGCCGGTGCAATACCTGACGATCGTCGCGGTGGCGGTGTTCGGAGCGATCGCCACGGCGGGCGTGACCGGCTGGTTCACCATGCTCACGTTGACGATGGCCTCGCTCGGTTTCCCCGCGGAAGTGGTGGCGACCGGCATCGCGATCGCCTACGCCGTCGACCCGATCCTCGACATGATGCGCACGACCACGAACGTCGGCGGCCAGATCGCCGTGCCGGTGATCGTGGCGCGGACCGAGGGCATGCTCGACGACGACACCCTCGACGCGCACACCGGCCCGCCGCTGCTCAACGCCGACGACACCCGGACTCCCACCCCCGCCTGA
- a CDS encoding acetyl/propionyl/methylcrotonyl-CoA carboxylase subunit alpha, with protein sequence MPEDSTEQSQLRKVLIANRGEIAVRVIRACKDEGIASVAVYAEPDADAPFVRLADEAFGLGGTTAAESYLDIPKVIDAAKRSGADAVHPGYGFLSENADFAQAVLDAGLIWIGPSPQSIRDLGDKVTARHIALRAGAPLVPGTKDPVNGSDEVVAFAEEHGLPVAIKAAFGGGGRGLKVARTMEEIPELYDSAVREAESAFGRGECFVERYLDRPRHVEAQVMADQHGTVIVVGTRDCSLQRRHQKLVEEAPAPFLTEDQHKKIHEAARGICAEAGYFGAGTVEFLVGVDGTISFLEVNTRLQVEHPVSEETTGLDLVREQFRIAAGEKLQYSADPEPVGHSIEFRINGEDAGRNFLPAPGTVTRFVTPAGPGVRVDAGVETGTVIGGQFDSLLAKVIVTGRDRQQALARSRRVLDEMVAEGMATVLPFHRVIVRDPAFTGEDGFTVHTRWIETEFDNTIEPFTGGTEPEEAEPRQTITVEVGGRRLEVTLPAEFAAAPAAGGGNAKAKPRKRNAGKGGAAVSGDALAAPMQGTIVKLAVEEGQQVEVGELVVVLEAMKMENPVTAHKGGTVTGLQAQPGDSVSQGTVVCEIKD encoded by the coding sequence GTGCCCGAGGACTCGACCGAGCAGTCCCAGCTCCGCAAGGTCCTGATCGCGAACCGCGGTGAGATCGCGGTGCGGGTCATCCGTGCCTGCAAGGACGAGGGCATCGCCAGCGTCGCGGTGTACGCCGAGCCGGACGCGGACGCTCCGTTCGTGCGGCTGGCCGACGAGGCGTTCGGCCTGGGCGGCACCACAGCGGCCGAGAGCTACCTGGACATTCCGAAGGTCATCGACGCGGCGAAGCGTTCCGGCGCGGATGCGGTGCACCCGGGCTACGGTTTCCTGTCGGAGAACGCCGATTTCGCCCAGGCGGTGCTGGACGCAGGCCTGATCTGGATCGGTCCGTCCCCTCAGTCGATCCGCGACCTCGGCGACAAGGTCACGGCGCGGCACATCGCACTGCGCGCGGGCGCGCCGCTGGTGCCGGGCACGAAGGACCCGGTGAACGGATCCGACGAGGTGGTCGCCTTCGCCGAGGAGCACGGCCTGCCGGTGGCGATCAAGGCCGCGTTCGGTGGCGGCGGTCGCGGCCTCAAGGTAGCCCGCACCATGGAGGAGATCCCGGAACTCTACGACTCGGCCGTCCGTGAGGCCGAGTCCGCGTTCGGGCGCGGCGAGTGCTTCGTCGAGCGCTACCTGGACCGGCCGCGCCACGTCGAGGCGCAGGTGATGGCCGACCAGCACGGCACCGTGATCGTCGTCGGCACCCGCGACTGCTCGCTGCAGCGGCGCCACCAGAAACTCGTCGAGGAGGCTCCGGCACCGTTCCTCACCGAGGACCAGCACAAGAAGATCCACGAGGCCGCGCGGGGGATCTGCGCCGAGGCCGGGTACTTCGGGGCCGGAACGGTCGAGTTCCTCGTCGGCGTGGACGGCACGATCTCGTTCCTCGAGGTCAACACGCGGCTCCAGGTGGAGCACCCGGTCTCGGAAGAGACGACCGGGCTGGACCTGGTGCGCGAGCAGTTCCGCATCGCCGCCGGGGAGAAGCTGCAGTACTCGGCCGACCCCGAACCCGTCGGCCACTCCATCGAGTTCCGCATCAACGGCGAGGACGCGGGCCGCAACTTCCTGCCCGCACCCGGCACGGTGACCCGGTTCGTCACTCCCGCCGGACCGGGCGTGCGGGTCGACGCGGGCGTCGAGACGGGCACGGTGATCGGCGGCCAGTTCGATTCGTTGCTGGCCAAGGTCATCGTCACCGGACGCGACCGGCAGCAGGCGTTGGCGCGCTCCCGCCGGGTCCTCGACGAGATGGTCGCCGAGGGGATGGCAACGGTGCTGCCGTTCCACCGGGTGATCGTGCGCGACCCCGCGTTCACCGGAGAGGACGGATTCACCGTGCACACCCGGTGGATCGAGACCGAGTTCGACAACACGATCGAACCGTTCACCGGCGGGACCGAGCCGGAGGAGGCCGAGCCGCGGCAGACCATCACCGTCGAGGTCGGCGGCCGCCGCCTCGAGGTCACCCTGCCCGCCGAGTTCGCCGCCGCACCCGCCGCCGGCGGCGGCAACGCCAAGGCCAAGCCACGCAAGCGCAACGCGGGCAAGGGCGGCGCCGCCGTGTCCGGGGACGCGCTCGCCGCGCCGATGCAGGGCACCATCGTCAAACTGGCGGTGGAGGAGGGCCAGCAGGTCGAGGTGGGCGAACTCGTCGTCGTGTTGGAGGCGATGAAGATGGAGAACCCGGTCACCGCCCACAAGGGCGGCACCGTCACGGGGTTGCAGGCGCAGCCGGGTGACTCGGTCAGCCAGGGCACCGTCGTCTGCGAGATCAAGGACTGA
- a CDS encoding DUF1707 SHOCT-like domain-containing protein, with product MPRRPGDGDDLRIGDPEREHVIALLGEHLGARRLEVHEYDERCRVAAQARLRSELTALFADLPDPRPVLATTAEPAPAARPGGTALAVGLGVALLALAVVTRQLWLLGIFAVAIALWLARSR from the coding sequence GTGCCGCGACGACCGGGGGACGGTGACGATCTCCGGATCGGCGACCCGGAGCGCGAGCACGTGATCGCGTTGCTCGGTGAGCACCTCGGCGCACGACGGCTCGAGGTGCACGAGTACGACGAGCGCTGTCGGGTCGCGGCGCAGGCACGGCTGCGCTCGGAGCTGACGGCGCTGTTCGCGGATCTGCCGGACCCGCGCCCGGTGCTGGCGACCACCGCGGAGCCTGCGCCGGCGGCGCGTCCGGGCGGGACGGCGCTCGCGGTGGGGTTGGGTGTGGCGCTGCTGGCGCTGGCAGTGGTGACGCGGCAGCTCTGGCTGCTCGGGATCTTCGCGGTCGCGATCGCGTTGTGGCTGGCTCGTTCTCGATGA
- a CDS encoding DUF3558 domain-containing protein, translated as MHNSSTRRRTIGVLLAGSLALSGCGLAQTERTAETPATPPPPPPPPTSSAPPPPPPRPFDLVLDGVDPCSLLTEQQRGQLGFDREPLADSEAGFGNAATCSFRNSTAKVGARLSLVTTEGIDVWTSDTAQVQATPTVVEGFPALVIRTPELNLSCNVAVDVAEGQHLDVLYRDDGANPPPPLDQLCAGAERVAAGAVATLQSPQPTSEPSEEESESVAPSRNSPEGTN; from the coding sequence ATGCACAACTCGTCGACACGACGTCGGACGATCGGGGTGCTACTGGCCGGCTCGCTCGCCCTGTCCGGGTGTGGCCTTGCGCAGACCGAACGGACCGCCGAGACCCCGGCGACTCCTCCGCCGCCACCGCCTCCACCCACGTCGAGCGCGCCACCGCCTCCACCGCCACGTCCGTTCGACCTGGTGCTCGACGGGGTCGACCCGTGTTCGCTGCTCACCGAGCAGCAGCGTGGCCAGCTCGGCTTCGACCGCGAACCGCTCGCCGACTCCGAGGCCGGGTTCGGCAATGCCGCGACCTGCAGCTTCCGCAACAGCACCGCGAAGGTCGGCGCCCGGCTGTCGCTGGTGACCACGGAAGGCATCGACGTCTGGACCAGCGACACGGCCCAGGTGCAGGCCACGCCGACCGTCGTCGAGGGTTTTCCGGCACTGGTGATCCGGACCCCGGAACTCAATCTTTCCTGCAACGTCGCCGTCGACGTCGCCGAAGGACAACACCTGGACGTGCTCTACCGCGACGACGGCGCGAACCCGCCGCCTCCGCTGGACCAGCTCTGCGCGGGTGCCGAGCGTGTCGCCGCCGGCGCCGTCGCCACGCTGCAGTCGCCGCAACCGACGTCCGAGCCGTCCGAAGAAGAGTCCGAGAGCGTCGCTCCGTCACGGAACTCGCCGGAAGGGACGAACTGA
- a CDS encoding PPE domain-containing protein, which produces MTNSGDHRWQGYSHPELYEQIHQGPGADASTDPVRRWSELTTALAEIDSDLASALIRAMDGWQGEAAETTRSGLRPLGEWAGEVQEAARVMRDRAEEQAEHVGKARAEMPPPVRLTAEDPGMAESLFTHLFSGQTDREAQEAAQDAAEQRAFDVMRTYESSTRANTTSLASFAAPPQVTVDAPAARPMPGGGVAQPAVTINWAPSVPATPPTGPGSAFGPSSAAARLGGLRAAPGLGTSGSSGSGSGSGRSGSGSAGGSAAGRAGSGGSGSAGGSGSGGSGRTASRAARDQSGHDDEPETDSPVTEDNGEGGGFFDAPRTSSRPVIGGEPG; this is translated from the coding sequence GTGACGAACTCCGGGGACCACCGGTGGCAGGGCTACAGCCACCCCGAACTGTACGAGCAGATCCACCAGGGACCGGGCGCGGACGCCTCCACCGACCCGGTACGCCGCTGGTCCGAGTTGACCACGGCTCTCGCCGAGATCGACTCGGATCTGGCTTCCGCGCTGATCCGCGCGATGGACGGCTGGCAGGGCGAGGCCGCCGAGACCACTCGCAGCGGGTTGCGGCCGCTCGGCGAATGGGCCGGTGAGGTTCAGGAAGCCGCGCGGGTCATGCGCGACCGCGCCGAGGAGCAGGCCGAGCACGTCGGCAAGGCCCGCGCGGAGATGCCACCGCCGGTTCGGCTCACCGCCGAGGATCCGGGCATGGCCGAGTCGCTGTTCACGCACCTGTTCAGTGGGCAGACCGACCGTGAAGCACAGGAGGCCGCGCAGGACGCCGCCGAACAGCGTGCCTTCGACGTAATGCGCACCTACGAGTCCTCGACGCGGGCGAACACCACGTCGCTCGCGTCGTTCGCGGCTCCACCGCAGGTCACGGTGGACGCGCCGGCTGCTCGTCCGATGCCGGGCGGGGGCGTGGCGCAGCCTGCGGTCACGATCAACTGGGCGCCGTCGGTGCCTGCGACACCGCCGACCGGGCCCGGATCGGCGTTCGGGCCCAGCAGCGCGGCGGCTCGACTCGGGGGACTTCGGGCGGCGCCCGGCCTCGGCACGTCGGGCAGCTCCGGCTCCGGCTCGGGCTCGGGCCGTTCGGGCTCGGGTTCGGCGGGCGGCTCGGCAGCCGGCCGGGCGGGCTCAGGCGGCTCGGGTTCGGCGGGCGGCTCGGGTTCGGGCGGCTCCGGGAGGACGGCTTCCCGTGCGGCGCGCGACCAGAGTGGACACGACGACGAGCCGGAGACCGACTCGCCGGTCACCGAGGACAACGGCGAGGGTGGCGGGTTCTTCGATGCGCCGAGGACCTCGTCGCGGCCGGTGATCGGCGGCGAACCGGGCTGA
- a CDS encoding ESX secretion-associated protein EspG, with translation MMLDTATDHHRPVELSALELDVVWEHLALGTLPLVIKVPSPGRTHQERSELVETVWNGLSARGLGDRGGLDADLEAMLRVLAEPHREVDGRLWLGRGVRVLAASAHAEDANFGVPAPGAVLAVKDGDVITMRAIAAAGLAREATGVLPPLPAGSGGSVTLRGADLDAAAAESGDDPERLRSALRGRGVRPDDVETLARMTTEVRGQGQFGAARREPGARRVRAERVVGFFDTPHGRYLQMRRDSASGDPWSTVAPVDARTLISHVEALHADLEA, from the coding sequence ATGATGCTCGACACCGCGACCGACCACCACCGGCCGGTCGAGCTCAGCGCGCTCGAACTCGACGTGGTGTGGGAACATCTGGCGCTCGGCACCCTGCCGCTCGTGATCAAAGTGCCTTCTCCCGGACGAACCCACCAGGAGCGCTCCGAGCTGGTGGAGACTGTGTGGAACGGGCTGTCCGCACGTGGCCTCGGAGATCGCGGCGGTCTGGACGCGGACCTCGAAGCGATGTTGCGGGTGCTCGCCGAGCCGCACCGTGAGGTGGACGGACGCCTGTGGCTCGGGCGTGGCGTGCGAGTACTCGCCGCGTCCGCACACGCCGAGGACGCGAACTTCGGCGTTCCGGCACCGGGCGCGGTGCTCGCTGTCAAGGACGGCGACGTGATCACGATGCGCGCGATCGCCGCGGCCGGTCTGGCGCGGGAGGCGACGGGTGTGTTGCCGCCGTTACCGGCAGGGTCGGGCGGTTCGGTGACGTTGCGCGGCGCCGACCTCGACGCGGCCGCCGCCGAGTCGGGGGACGACCCCGAGAGGTTGCGCTCCGCTCTGCGGGGGCGGGGGGTGCGGCCGGACGACGTCGAGACGTTGGCGCGGATGACCACCGAGGTGCGCGGACAGGGACAGTTCGGCGCTGCGCGGCGGGAACCGGGTGCGCGCCGAGTTCGGGCCGAGCGGGTGGTCGGCTTCTTCGATACGCCGCACGGTCGCTACCTGCAGATGCGCCGGGACTCGGCTTCGGGCGATCCGTGGTCGACGGTCGCTCCGGTGGACGCCCGCACCCTCATCAGCCACGTCGAAGCGCTCCACGCCGACCTCGAAGCGTGA
- a CDS encoding glycerol-3-phosphate dehydrogenase/oxidase, whose protein sequence is MSTALNAARRSRELDELDSATGPVDVLVIGGGVTGAGIALDAASRGLSVVLAEKHDLAFGTSRWSSKLVHGGLRYLASGQVGIAHESAVERGILIDHTAPHLVRALPQIIPLHATVRPRDALLTRAGFLAGDALRAAAHTSARTLPRSRRVTGAEVARHAPTVRAEGLRGGLMGWDGQLTDDVRLVVALARTAAGHGAKVLTRAAASQVTGGGAVVTDTLTGREIDVSARLVVNATGVWAADVASGLRLRPSRGTHLVVSQEAFGGLTAGLTVPVPGHFGRYVFALPVPDGRVYVGLTDEDAPGPVPDEPEPADSEITFLLDTINRALARRLTRQDVLGTYSGLRPLLDTGSDETSDLSRKHQVIVGADGLLTVVGGKLTTYRRMAQDALDAGVRRAGLTVGECRTRRLPVVGAASRAELDRVDAPTRLLRRYGTEAVEVLALDDRQRISAATEHTMGELRFAVEREGALDVADLLDRRTRIGLDPAARVSAHAAAEAALTP, encoded by the coding sequence ATGAGCACCGCACTGAACGCCGCCCGCCGCAGCCGCGAACTCGACGAGCTCGACTCCGCGACCGGTCCCGTCGACGTACTCGTGATCGGAGGCGGGGTCACCGGTGCGGGCATCGCACTCGACGCCGCGTCCCGCGGATTGTCGGTCGTGCTCGCCGAGAAGCACGACCTCGCGTTCGGCACGAGCCGGTGGAGTTCGAAACTCGTGCACGGCGGGCTCCGGTACCTGGCGTCCGGGCAGGTCGGTATCGCGCACGAAAGCGCGGTCGAGCGGGGCATCCTGATCGACCACACCGCGCCGCATCTCGTGCGGGCGCTGCCGCAGATCATTCCGCTGCACGCCACCGTGAGGCCCCGGGACGCGCTGCTCACCCGCGCCGGATTCCTGGCCGGTGACGCACTGCGCGCCGCCGCGCACACCTCCGCGCGCACGCTGCCGCGCTCGCGCCGCGTCACTGGTGCCGAAGTCGCACGCCACGCGCCCACCGTCCGCGCCGAGGGACTGCGCGGCGGACTGATGGGCTGGGACGGGCAGCTCACCGACGACGTCCGGCTCGTGGTCGCGCTGGCCCGCACCGCCGCCGGCCACGGCGCGAAAGTCCTCACTCGAGCGGCCGCTTCGCAGGTCACAGGCGGTGGGGCGGTGGTGACGGACACCCTCACAGGTCGCGAGATCGACGTGTCCGCGCGCCTGGTCGTCAACGCGACCGGGGTGTGGGCCGCGGACGTGGCGTCCGGGCTGCGCCTGCGCCCGTCGCGCGGGACGCACCTCGTCGTCTCACAAGAAGCATTCGGGGGGCTGACCGCAGGGCTGACCGTGCCGGTGCCCGGGCACTTCGGCCGCTACGTGTTCGCGTTGCCCGTCCCGGACGGCCGTGTGTACGTGGGACTCACCGACGAGGACGCGCCCGGACCCGTTCCCGACGAGCCCGAACCGGCCGACTCCGAGATCACGTTCCTGCTCGACACGATCAACCGGGCCCTCGCGCGCCGGCTCACCCGGCAGGACGTGCTCGGGACCTACTCGGGACTGCGCCCGCTGCTGGACACCGGCAGCGACGAGACCTCGGACCTCTCACGCAAACACCAGGTGATCGTCGGCGCGGACGGGTTGCTCACCGTCGTGGGCGGCAAGCTCACGACGTACCGCCGCATGGCTCAGGACGCCCTCGACGCCGGAGTGCGGCGCGCGGGCCTGACAGTCGGTGAATGCCGGACACGGCGGCTTCCCGTGGTCGGAGCGGCGAGCCGCGCCGAGCTGGACCGCGTCGATGCGCCCACGCGGTTGCTGCGCCGCTACGGCACCGAAGCTGTGGAGGTGCTGGCGCTCGACGATCGGCAACGGATTTCGGCGGCGACCGAGCACACCATGGGCGAGCTCCGGTTCGCGGTCGAGCGCGAAGGGGCGCTCGACGTCGCAGACCTGCTCGACCGGCGCACCCGCATCGGCCTCGACCCGGCGGCCCGCGTCAGCGCCCACGCCGCCGCCGAAGCCGCCCTCACCCCCTGA
- a CDS encoding TetR/AcrR family transcriptional regulator — protein sequence MVSQRRNHEGEARAANAIPEERILDAAYELLLAVGMSRLNMADIARRADVSRATLYRRWPNVRAVAAALVTREFATLTDDVVERVGTGREAVVGTTVRVVGAVRTHPLFRKIIDVDPDFLLPYLFQRQGTSAVAQLDLVEEGIRAGQADGSIRDADAGMLARAVMLTARSFALSGRVFVTETDIPALDTELSELIDRYLAS from the coding sequence ATGGTGTCGCAGCGACGCAATCACGAGGGGGAGGCTCGGGCCGCCAACGCGATCCCCGAGGAGCGCATCCTCGACGCCGCCTACGAGTTGCTGCTCGCGGTCGGGATGAGCCGGCTGAACATGGCCGACATCGCCCGCCGCGCCGACGTCTCCCGCGCGACCCTCTACCGGCGCTGGCCCAACGTGCGCGCGGTCGCCGCCGCGCTCGTCACCCGGGAGTTCGCGACGCTCACCGACGACGTGGTGGAGCGGGTCGGGACGGGCCGCGAGGCGGTGGTGGGCACCACGGTGCGCGTGGTCGGCGCGGTGCGCACTCATCCGCTGTTCCGCAAGATCATCGACGTCGACCCGGATTTCTTGCTCCCGTACCTGTTCCAACGACAGGGGACGAGCGCCGTGGCCCAGCTCGACCTCGTCGAGGAGGGCATCCGCGCTGGCCAGGCCGACGGCTCGATCCGCGACGCCGACGCGGGCATGCTCGCGCGCGCCGTGATGCTCACCGCCCGGTCGTTCGCGCTCAGCGGCCGCGTCTTCGTCACCGAAACCGACATCCCCGCTCTGGACACCGAACTGTCCGAGCTGATCGACAGGTACCTCGCCTCATGA
- a CDS encoding FAD-binding oxidoreductase codes for MTEYDLSNVERHPYLWGNLETPGHLPDAAKDALAALGATPPAPPVPVPDATLPVTELPEAVTSALRTALGSEHVSTEHDTRVGHTRGFSTPDLVKLRSGDASDAPDAVVHPGSHDEVVHVLDICSEHRVAVVPYSGGTSVVGGLAPERGSFAGVVALDTNRLDQLVSVDDVSRTAVLQTGTRGVTAERLLAERGYTLGHFPQSYEMATIGGYAAARSAGQSSAGYGRFDEMVEGLTVATPRGTITLGTAPQSAAGPDLRQLVLGSEGAFGVITSVTVRIHPAPQQRVFEGWKFDSFADGAVALRALAQDGPLPTVLRLSDEVETAVNLSDPDAALGSGESGGCLVVTGYEGTDAQVARTREGASAVLRKLGGVCQGEQPGEAWRTGRFRGPYLRDSLFDSGALVETLETATYWANLDTLKTAVTDAVQAALNDQGSPNLVMCHISHVYESGASLYFTVVTKQLDDPVAQWAKAKAAANAAIRDCGATISHHHGVGTDHREALALELGPIAVDVLRAVKSSVDPAGILNPGVLIG; via the coding sequence GTGACCGAGTACGACCTGTCCAACGTCGAACGCCACCCCTACCTGTGGGGCAACCTCGAGACCCCCGGCCACCTGCCCGACGCCGCGAAAGACGCGCTGGCCGCACTCGGCGCCACGCCGCCGGCCCCGCCGGTCCCCGTACCGGACGCGACGCTGCCGGTGACTGAGCTCCCCGAGGCGGTCACCTCCGCGCTGAGGACCGCACTCGGCTCCGAGCACGTCAGCACCGAGCACGACACGCGCGTCGGCCACACCCGCGGCTTCTCGACACCCGACCTGGTGAAGCTGCGCAGCGGCGACGCATCCGACGCGCCCGACGCGGTCGTGCATCCCGGTTCGCACGACGAGGTCGTGCACGTCCTCGACATCTGCAGCGAGCACCGCGTCGCGGTCGTGCCCTACTCGGGCGGCACGTCGGTCGTCGGCGGCCTCGCGCCGGAGCGAGGCTCCTTCGCCGGAGTCGTGGCGCTCGACACGAACCGGCTCGACCAGCTCGTGAGCGTCGACGACGTCTCGCGAACCGCCGTGCTGCAGACCGGCACCCGGGGCGTGACGGCGGAAAGGCTCCTCGCCGAGCGCGGCTACACACTCGGACACTTCCCGCAGTCCTACGAGATGGCGACCATCGGCGGGTACGCCGCCGCCCGCTCCGCGGGCCAGTCCTCCGCCGGGTACGGACGCTTCGACGAGATGGTCGAGGGACTCACCGTCGCCACTCCGCGCGGCACGATCACGCTGGGCACAGCGCCGCAGTCCGCGGCGGGCCCGGATCTGCGGCAACTCGTCCTCGGGTCGGAAGGCGCGTTCGGCGTGATCACCTCGGTGACCGTCCGGATCCACCCGGCGCCGCAGCAGCGCGTGTTCGAAGGCTGGAAGTTCGACTCGTTCGCCGACGGGGCCGTCGCGCTGCGCGCGCTCGCCCAGGACGGCCCGCTGCCCACGGTGCTGCGCCTGTCCGACGAGGTCGAAACGGCCGTGAACCTCTCCGATCCGGACGCGGCGCTCGGCAGCGGCGAGTCCGGCGGATGCCTGGTCGTCACGGGCTACGAAGGCACCGACGCGCAGGTCGCGCGAACCCGTGAGGGCGCCTCCGCCGTGCTCCGGAAACTCGGCGGCGTCTGCCAGGGCGAGCAGCCCGGCGAGGCGTGGCGCACCGGCCGGTTCCGTGGCCCGTACCTACGCGACTCGCTGTTCGACTCCGGCGCGCTGGTGGAAACGCTGGAGACGGCCACATACTGGGCGAACCTCGACACGCTCAAGACGGCGGTCACCGACGCGGTGCAGGCCGCGCTGAACGACCAGGGCTCACCCAACCTCGTCATGTGCCACATCAGCCATGTCTACGAGTCTGGTGCGTCGCTGTACTTCACCGTCGTCACCAAACAACTCGACGACCCCGTCGCGCAGTGGGCGAAAGCCAAGGCGGCGGCCAACGCGGCGATCAGGGACTGTGGCGCGACCATTTCCCACCACCACGGCGTCGGCACCGATCACCGCGAGGCGCTCGCGCTCGAACTCGGGCCGATCGCGGTGGACGTGCTGCGGGCCGTCAAGAGCAGCGTCGACCCGGCCGGGATCCTCAACCCCGGCGTGCTGATCGGCTGA
- a CDS encoding diacylglycerol/lipid kinase family protein codes for MPTYTALINPVAGGGHALRVWRPVADLLASRGVEVSEVRTRSAQHSIDTAADRAQRGETVIAVGGDGLVRDVAAGVFGSGSAMAIVPAGRGNDLARKLDLPTTTGALAAMLETGGTRRVDVIEAAGQVVLGNVYVGIDSVATEAINNTRWLPGRLVYRLAPVGAILRWQPPEFRLSTPEWSLKRTLHQVVVANSGRYGYGLNIVPSARMDDGTLDVLTVGNAPKRKVVRFINRAKTGRHVDSEEVEVRTTTEITLDADSAVPVHADGDYLADLPVTIRLRPAALDLVVP; via the coding sequence GTGCCCACGTACACGGCGTTGATCAACCCGGTCGCGGGTGGCGGGCACGCGCTGCGCGTGTGGCGGCCGGTCGCCGACCTGCTCGCCTCGCGAGGCGTCGAGGTCTCCGAGGTACGCACCCGAAGCGCACAGCACTCCATCGACACCGCCGCCGACCGCGCACAGCGCGGCGAGACGGTGATCGCCGTTGGCGGCGACGGCCTCGTCCGCGACGTCGCCGCCGGAGTGTTCGGGTCCGGGAGCGCGATGGCGATCGTGCCCGCAGGCCGCGGAAACGACCTCGCCCGCAAGCTCGACCTGCCGACCACGACCGGGGCGCTCGCCGCGATGCTGGAGACGGGTGGCACCCGGCGCGTCGACGTGATCGAGGCGGCCGGACAGGTCGTACTCGGCAACGTCTACGTGGGAATCGACTCGGTGGCGACCGAGGCCATCAACAACACACGCTGGCTGCCCGGCCGCCTCGTGTACCGGCTCGCGCCCGTCGGTGCGATCTTGCGCTGGCAACCGCCGGAGTTCCGGCTCAGCACCCCGGAGTGGTCGCTGAAGCGCACGCTGCACCAGGTGGTCGTCGCGAACTCGGGGCGTTACGGCTACGGACTGAACATCGTCCCGTCTGCACGGATGGACGACGGGACGCTCGACGTGCTCACCGTCGGGAACGCCCCGAAACGCAAGGTCGTCCGGTTCATCAACAGGGCGAAGACCGGGCGGCATGTCGACTCCGAGGAGGTCGAGGTGCGCACGACGACGGAGATCACGCTGGACGCAGACTCCGCCGTGCCGGTCCATGCCGACGGCGACTACCTCGCCGACCTCCCCGTCACCATCCGACTGCGCCCCGCCGCCCTCGACCTCGTCGTTCCGTAA